In Salinigranum marinum, one DNA window encodes the following:
- a CDS encoding DUF3891 family protein → MIVAETADAYRFVTQPEHAAQVGRFAEAWGGGVFAEPSPRAPVVMAAALHDAGWHDYDLAPHLVDGAPASVLDTTREEWVAFYDNGIDAVTARDPYAGLLCAMHGAGVRRRRYGTHSDLPDTSDEFAAFVRAQESRQLSLVARLAADGRYADHVDGADRRALEALHDGRDPSVESELVCNYRLLQTWDRLSLYCCTTIDHEATRLGGVPVAPGEPDVELSVRPVDETTFAIDPFPFDESPLSVPVRTRTVPRDAVDSGTEADLVRSYYAAPVDTVAFTVRG, encoded by the coding sequence ATGATCGTCGCCGAGACCGCCGACGCGTACCGGTTCGTCACCCAGCCAGAGCACGCAGCACAGGTGGGCCGCTTCGCCGAGGCGTGGGGCGGCGGCGTGTTCGCCGAACCTTCACCCCGAGCGCCAGTCGTGATGGCCGCCGCGCTCCACGACGCCGGCTGGCACGACTATGACCTCGCACCACACCTCGTCGACGGGGCGCCCGCGAGCGTCCTCGACACGACGCGCGAGGAGTGGGTCGCGTTCTACGACAACGGGATCGACGCGGTGACGGCGCGGGACCCCTACGCGGGACTGCTGTGTGCGATGCACGGCGCGGGGGTCCGCCGGCGTCGGTACGGCACCCACTCCGACCTCCCGGACACGTCCGACGAGTTCGCCGCGTTCGTCCGCGCACAGGAGTCGCGCCAGCTGTCGCTCGTCGCCCGCCTCGCCGCCGACGGCCGGTACGCCGACCACGTCGACGGGGCCGACCGGCGAGCGCTGGAGGCGCTCCACGACGGACGAGATCCCAGCGTCGAGAGCGAGCTCGTCTGCAACTACCGACTCCTCCAGACGTGGGACCGGCTCTCGCTGTACTGCTGTACGACGATCGACCACGAGGCGACGCGGCTCGGCGGCGTCCCGGTCGCCCCCGGGGAACCCGACGTCGAACTCTCGGTGCGGCCCGTCGACGAGACGACGTTCGCGATCGATCCGTTCCCGTTCGACGAGTCGCCGCTCTCGGTCCCGGTTCGGACCCGGACGGTCCCCCGGGACGCGGTCGACTCGGGCACCGAAGCCGACCTCGTGCGGTCGTACTACGCCGCTCCCGTCGACACCGTCGCGTTCACCGTCCGCGGCTGA
- a CDS encoding Gfo/Idh/MocA family oxidoreductase — translation MTELTVGVLGYRFMGKAHSNALARLPMFFPDAPSVERHTLVGRDEAALADAAERFGFSHTATDWRDVVDEVDVFYNLGPNHVHAEPSIAALDAGAHVFCEKPLAPTIEAAREMHEAAAAAPGVAGCAFNYRFVPAIRYAKGLIDDGELGEIRHVRGRYLQDWLVDPDAPWSWRNSKELAGSGALGDLGAHTIDLARFLVGDAAGDITRLSGQLRTFVDERPAGEETRPVTVDDAYTAQASFENGAVGTFEASRFATGHKNDHTIEIHGSAGSVRFALERLNELEYNSSDSRGYETILVTDESDPYIDHWWPPGHVIGWEHTFVHENYEFLSAAAAGGEFHPSFADAYRVQQVLDAIERSDERGAWVDVD, via the coding sequence ATGACTGAACTCACCGTCGGCGTCCTCGGCTACCGGTTCATGGGCAAGGCGCACTCGAACGCGCTCGCGCGCCTCCCGATGTTCTTCCCGGACGCGCCGAGCGTCGAGCGACACACTCTCGTCGGCCGTGACGAGGCGGCACTGGCCGACGCCGCCGAGCGGTTCGGCTTCTCCCACACCGCGACGGACTGGCGCGACGTCGTCGACGAGGTGGACGTCTTCTACAACCTCGGCCCGAACCACGTCCACGCCGAGCCCTCCATCGCGGCGCTCGACGCGGGCGCACACGTCTTCTGTGAGAAGCCGCTCGCACCGACCATCGAGGCGGCCCGCGAGATGCACGAGGCGGCCGCTGCCGCCCCGGGCGTCGCGGGCTGTGCGTTCAACTACCGGTTCGTCCCGGCGATCCGCTACGCGAAAGGGTTGATCGACGACGGCGAACTGGGCGAGATCCGCCACGTCCGCGGGCGCTACCTCCAAGACTGGCTGGTCGACCCCGACGCGCCGTGGTCGTGGCGCAACTCGAAGGAACTGGCCGGGAGCGGCGCGTTGGGCGATCTCGGCGCGCACACGATCGACCTCGCGCGCTTTCTCGTCGGCGACGCCGCGGGCGACATCACCCGCCTCTCGGGACAGCTCCGGACGTTCGTCGACGAGCGCCCCGCCGGGGAGGAGACGCGGCCCGTGACGGTCGACGACGCCTACACCGCCCAGGCCTCGTTCGAGAACGGTGCGGTTGGGACGTTCGAGGCCTCCCGGTTCGCCACGGGCCACAAGAACGACCACACGATCGAGATCCACGGCTCCGCGGGGAGCGTCAGGTTCGCGCTCGAACGGCTGAACGAACTCGAGTACAATTCGAGCGACTCCCGGGGGTACGAGACGATCCTCGTCACGGACGAGTCGGACCCCTACATCGACCACTGGTGGCCGCCGGGGCACGTCATCGGCTGGGAGCACACGTTCGTCCACGAGAACTACGAGTTCCTCTCCGCGGCGGCCGCGGGCGGGGAGTTCCACCCGTCGTTCGCGGACGCCTACCGGGTCCAGCAGGTGCTCGATGCGATCGAGCGAAGCGACGAGCGCGGCGCGTGGGTCGACGTCGACTGA
- a CDS encoding alpha/beta hydrolase translates to MERLTHHRRTTAYRRRGTGDGPGLLCLHGSGGSRDVWRAQFRLADATGVAALDLSGHGDSGDVDSEPGYETLAAYADDAVAVAREVDARVLVGNSLGGAVALTVALERDLDLAGLVLTGTGARLAVLDDLLDWLDDDFDRAVEFLHAPDRLFHDADEALVEASTAAMYDVGRAVTRRDFRTCHGFDVRDRLDEVTVPTLAVVGEYDQLTPPWYHEYLADELPACSYAEIPDAAHLAMLERPAAFNERVREFLDGL, encoded by the coding sequence ATGGAACGGCTCACACACCACAGGCGGACCACGGCGTACCGCCGGCGTGGCACCGGCGACGGGCCCGGACTGCTCTGTCTCCACGGCAGCGGCGGCTCCCGGGACGTCTGGCGCGCGCAGTTCCGACTCGCGGACGCGACAGGCGTCGCGGCCCTGGACCTGAGCGGCCACGGCGACAGCGGCGACGTCGACAGCGAACCGGGGTACGAGACGCTGGCGGCGTACGCCGACGACGCCGTCGCGGTCGCCCGGGAGGTCGACGCGCGCGTCCTCGTCGGCAACTCCCTCGGCGGGGCGGTCGCGCTCACGGTCGCGCTCGAGCGCGACCTCGATCTCGCGGGCCTCGTGCTCACCGGGACGGGCGCTCGACTGGCCGTGCTCGACGACCTCCTCGACTGGCTCGACGACGACTTCGACCGCGCGGTCGAGTTCCTCCACGCCCCCGACCGACTGTTTCACGACGCTGACGAGGCGCTGGTCGAGGCGTCGACCGCGGCGATGTATGACGTCGGACGAGCCGTTACGCGCCGCGACTTCCGGACGTGCCACGGGTTCGACGTTCGCGACCGGCTCGACGAGGTGACGGTTCCGACCCTCGCCGTCGTCGGCGAGTACGACCAGCTGACCCCGCCGTGGTACCACGAGTACCTCGCCGACGAGCTGCCGGCGTGCAGCTACGCCGAGATCCCCGACGCGGCCCACCTGGCGATGCTCGAACGGCCCGCGGCGTTCAACGAACGCGTGCGGGAGTTCCTCGACGGGCTGTGA
- a CDS encoding archease yields MTFHLRDHTADVAVEADAATLSGVFAAVGDGLTAAMCDDVPAPADDDETVSFTVEAESREALLFDYLDQLIYERDVREVLPVDNEATVSSVPTSDGDGGSWRVEGRTRGVALSRVDAREIKAVTYSEMRLEEGADGWEAYVVFDV; encoded by the coding sequence GTGACCTTCCACCTCCGCGACCACACGGCCGACGTCGCCGTCGAGGCCGACGCCGCGACGCTGTCGGGTGTCTTCGCCGCCGTCGGCGACGGCCTCACGGCGGCGATGTGCGACGACGTGCCCGCGCCGGCCGACGACGACGAGACGGTCTCGTTCACCGTCGAGGCCGAGTCCCGCGAGGCGCTCCTGTTCGATTACCTCGACCAGCTCATCTACGAGCGTGACGTTCGCGAGGTGCTCCCGGTCGACAACGAGGCGACCGTCTCGTCGGTGCCGACGTCCGATGGAGACGGAGGCTCGTGGCGCGTCGAGGGGCGAACTCGCGGCGTCGCCCTCTCGCGCGTCGACGCCCGCGAGATCAAGGCGGTGACGTACTCGGAGATGCGGCTGGAGGAGGGGGCCGACGGCTGGGAGGCGTACGTCGTCTTCGACGTCTGA
- a CDS encoding DUF502 domain-containing protein yields MSQSPETAASAHSMSDTVRESLITGVAVVVPVLVTTFVFAVLFNTLYRYLALVSNLLPVSTRVTVVPELVTLRAETVLELTIPVVVLLVVFWVGFVVDRSRHGERAVDYFDDALARVPGFGSIYESFRQMSDVVLSSDTESFREVKLVEFPHEGSYTLGFVTTETPDSLADPTPHDEMVTMFLPMAPNPVMGGHLVHLPADRVMDVDLTVEEGVQTIVTSGVAIAESDLDSGLSGDELRGLADAETVDRQTDPGSAIQFGREAATTERTARYDAAVDPAFADRPQHIVERERDDDGDPDSDRPAREADRAPDARADTEGRPAELAGRQRERTDGADDEAATDRARAARESDRGPADGGDGQ; encoded by the coding sequence ATGTCGCAGTCGCCCGAGACAGCGGCGTCCGCGCACTCCATGAGCGACACCGTCCGTGAGTCGCTCATCACGGGCGTCGCCGTCGTCGTCCCCGTCTTGGTCACGACGTTCGTCTTCGCCGTCCTGTTCAACACCCTCTACCGCTATCTCGCGCTCGTCTCGAACCTGCTTCCGGTCTCGACGCGGGTGACGGTCGTCCCCGAACTGGTGACGTTGCGCGCCGAGACGGTCCTCGAACTCACCATCCCGGTCGTCGTCCTCCTCGTCGTCTTCTGGGTCGGGTTCGTCGTCGATCGGTCGCGCCACGGCGAGCGGGCCGTCGACTACTTCGACGACGCGCTCGCCCGCGTCCCCGGCTTCGGCTCCATCTACGAGAGCTTCCGGCAGATGTCCGACGTCGTCCTGTCGAGCGACACGGAGAGCTTCCGCGAGGTAAAACTCGTCGAGTTCCCCCACGAGGGGTCGTACACGCTCGGCTTCGTCACGACCGAGACGCCCGACTCGCTCGCCGACCCGACGCCGCACGACGAGATGGTGACCATGTTCCTCCCGATGGCCCCGAACCCGGTGATGGGCGGGCATCTCGTCCACCTCCCGGCCGATCGGGTGATGGACGTCGACCTCACGGTCGAAGAGGGGGTCCAGACGATCGTCACGAGCGGGGTCGCCATCGCTGAGTCCGATCTGGACAGCGGCCTCTCCGGTGACGAACTCCGCGGCCTCGCCGACGCGGAGACGGTCGACAGACAGACCGATCCCGGCTCGGCGATCCAGTTCGGTCGTGAGGCGGCGACGACCGAACGCACCGCGCGCTACGACGCAGCCGTCGATCCTGCGTTCGCCGATCGGCCCCAGCACATCGTCGAGCGCGAGCGAGACGACGACGGCGATCCCGACTCGGACCGGCCCGCGCGCGAGGCCGATCGCGCGCCCGACGCCCGCGCCGACACGGAAGGCCGCCCCGCGGAACTCGCGGGTCGCCAGCGCGAGCGCACCGACGGGGCGGACGACGAGGCGGCGACCGACCGCGCTCGGGCCGCGAGGGAGTCGGACCGAGGCCCAGCCGACGGAGGGGACGGCCAGTGA
- a CDS encoding DUF7127 family protein, with protein MSVQQFAGSNDRFLRRYEYDDSWVIAADLGVSDDDVDVDIVGTTAIVVIDAGDQVAETEFELPGTDADVAVQNGILTITIAK; from the coding sequence ATGAGTGTACAACAGTTCGCCGGCTCAAACGACCGGTTCCTGCGCCGCTACGAGTACGACGACAGCTGGGTCATCGCGGCCGACCTCGGCGTCTCCGACGACGACGTCGACGTCGACATCGTCGGGACGACCGCGATCGTCGTGATCGACGCCGGCGACCAGGTCGCCGAGACGGAGTTCGAACTCCCCGGCACCGACGCGGACGTCGCCGTGCAGAACGGCATCCTGACCATCACCATCGCGAAGTAA
- a CDS encoding sugar phosphate isomerase/epimerase encodes MDVGVLTVPLGDEPLDDALAYLAGLGVGAVEVGVGGFPGQDHVDRRALLDDAEARSDLAAALDEHGLRVSALATHNNPLHPDDETAARADEELREAIDLAAELDVDAVTCFSGLPAGGPNDEVPNWITAPWPTEHADALEYQWEVATDYWTDLAGHAAAAGVDVAIEMHPNMLVYEPHSLLRLREATNERIGANFDPSHLYWQGIDATAAIRSLEGAIHHVHAKDTKVYEANARTKGVLDTAPYTDEAERSWLFRSVGYGHGESHWKDVVSTLRMVGYDGALSIEHEDSLTSSREGLEKAVDLLQRAVFETRPGDAYWAE; translated from the coding sequence ATGGACGTAGGCGTACTCACGGTCCCACTCGGTGACGAACCGCTCGACGACGCACTCGCGTACCTCGCGGGGCTCGGCGTCGGCGCGGTCGAAGTCGGCGTCGGCGGCTTTCCCGGGCAGGACCACGTCGACCGGCGGGCGCTCCTCGACGACGCGGAGGCCCGGAGCGACCTCGCCGCGGCGCTCGACGAACACGGCCTCCGGGTGAGTGCGCTGGCGACGCACAACAACCCGTTGCACCCCGACGACGAGACGGCCGCCCGCGCCGACGAGGAACTCCGCGAGGCGATCGATCTCGCGGCCGAACTCGACGTCGACGCCGTGACCTGTTTCTCGGGCCTGCCGGCGGGCGGCCCGAACGACGAGGTCCCGAACTGGATCACAGCGCCGTGGCCGACCGAACACGCCGACGCCCTGGAGTACCAGTGGGAGGTCGCTACCGACTACTGGACCGACCTGGCGGGCCACGCCGCGGCCGCGGGCGTCGACGTCGCGATCGAGATGCACCCCAACATGCTGGTGTACGAACCACACTCGCTGCTCCGACTCAGGGAGGCGACGAACGAGCGGATCGGCGCGAACTTCGACCCATCGCACCTCTACTGGCAGGGCATCGACGCGACGGCGGCGATTCGCTCTTTGGAAGGCGCGATCCACCACGTCCACGCCAAGGACACGAAGGTGTACGAGGCCAACGCCCGGACGAAGGGGGTGCTCGACACCGCGCCGTACACCGACGAAGCGGAGCGGTCGTGGCTCTTCCGCTCGGTCGGGTACGGCCACGGGGAGTCCCACTGGAAGGACGTCGTCTCCACGCTGCGGATGGTCGGCTACGACGGCGCGCTCTCGATCGAACACGAGGACTCGCTCACCTCCTCGCGAGAGGGGCTGGAGAAGGCGGTCGACCTGCTCCAGCGCGCCGTGTTCGAGACACGACCGGGCGACGCCTACTGGGCGGAGTGA
- a CDS encoding CDC48 family AAA ATPase has translation MKLIVRPLKQKDAGRGLAAIDRQAAEELGLEGGDFIRLNGQNGSTIARVWPGYPEDHGTGVIRIDGRLRQQANVGIDDRVEVEKADVKPAARVTVALPQNLRIGGNIGTYIRDKLAGQPVTKGQTVQLPLGFGFMASSNQSVPLRIASTQPSGTVVVNDSTNVEISQKPAEQIRESSPGGDEGPSITYEDIGGLDGELEQVREMIELPMRHPELFSRLGIDPPKGVLLHGPPGTGKTLIAKAVANEIDASFHTISGPEIMSKYYGESEEQLREVFEEAEEEAPAIVFMDELDSIAPKREETSGDVERRVVAQLLSLMDGLESRGQVVVIGATNRVDAIDPALRRGGRFDREIEIGVPDREGRKEILQVHTRNMPLSDEVNLDEFADNTHGFVGADLESLAKESAMNALRRIRPELDLESEEIDAEVLERLQVTLDDFKEALKGIEPSALREVFVEVPDVTWDDVGGLEGTKERLRETIQWPLEYPEVFQQLDMEAAKGVMLYGPPGTGKTLLAKAVANEADSNFISIKGPELLNKYVGESEKGVREVFKKARGNAPTVVFFDEIDSIATERGRNTGDSGVSERVVSQLLTELDGLEALEDVVVIATSNRPDLIDSALLRPGRLDRHVHVPVPDEEARRAIFDVHTRSKPLADDVDLDALARKTEGYVGADIEAVAREAAMTASREFIHSVSKEEIGESIGNVRITMAHFEDALDEVTPSVTADTRKRYEEIEERFKKSEVERDAETEMGRTFQ, from the coding sequence ATGAAACTCATCGTCAGACCGCTGAAACAGAAGGACGCGGGCCGCGGCCTCGCTGCCATCGACCGCCAGGCAGCCGAAGAGCTCGGACTCGAAGGGGGCGACTTCATCCGCCTCAATGGACAGAACGGCTCGACTATCGCTCGCGTCTGGCCCGGCTACCCCGAGGACCACGGCACCGGCGTGATCCGCATCGACGGCCGGCTCAGACAGCAAGCCAACGTCGGCATCGACGACCGCGTCGAGGTCGAGAAGGCCGACGTCAAGCCGGCCGCCCGCGTGACGGTCGCGCTCCCGCAGAACCTCCGTATCGGTGGCAACATCGGGACGTACATCCGCGACAAGCTCGCCGGTCAGCCGGTGACGAAAGGCCAGACCGTCCAGCTCCCGCTGGGCTTCGGCTTCATGGCCTCGTCGAACCAGTCCGTCCCCCTCCGAATCGCGTCGACCCAACCCTCCGGGACGGTCGTCGTCAACGACTCGACGAACGTCGAGATCTCCCAGAAGCCCGCCGAACAGATCCGCGAGAGCTCTCCCGGCGGTGACGAGGGTCCGTCGATCACCTACGAGGACATCGGCGGCCTCGACGGGGAGTTAGAGCAGGTCCGCGAGATGATCGAGCTGCCGATGCGCCACCCCGAGCTGTTCTCGCGGCTAGGTATCGACCCGCCGAAGGGCGTGCTGTTACACGGCCCGCCGGGTACGGGGAAGACGCTCATCGCGAAGGCCGTCGCCAACGAGATCGACGCCTCGTTCCACACGATCTCGGGCCCCGAGATCATGTCGAAGTACTACGGTGAGAGCGAAGAACAGCTCAGAGAGGTGTTCGAGGAGGCCGAGGAGGAGGCCCCGGCCATCGTCTTCATGGACGAACTCGACTCGATCGCGCCCAAGCGCGAGGAGACCTCCGGCGACGTCGAACGCCGCGTCGTCGCCCAGCTCCTCTCGCTGATGGACGGGCTCGAATCCCGTGGGCAGGTCGTCGTCATCGGCGCGACGAACCGCGTCGACGCCATCGACCCCGCTCTTCGGAGAGGGGGCCGGTTCGACCGCGAGATCGAGATCGGCGTCCCCGACCGCGAGGGCCGCAAGGAGATCCTGCAGGTTCACACCCGCAACATGCCGCTGTCCGACGAGGTGAACCTCGACGAGTTCGCCGACAACACCCACGGCTTCGTCGGTGCCGACCTCGAATCGCTGGCGAAGGAGTCGGCGATGAACGCGCTCAGACGAATTCGCCCCGAACTTGACCTCGAATCCGAGGAGATCGACGCCGAGGTGCTCGAACGCCTGCAGGTGACGCTCGACGACTTCAAGGAGGCGCTGAAGGGAATCGAACCCTCCGCGCTCCGCGAGGTGTTCGTCGAGGTGCCGGACGTCACCTGGGACGACGTCGGCGGCCTCGAAGGGACGAAAGAACGCCTCCGCGAGACCATCCAGTGGCCGCTCGAATACCCCGAGGTGTTCCAGCAGTTGGACATGGAGGCCGCCAAGGGCGTCATGCTGTACGGCCCGCCAGGGACGGGCAAGACGCTCCTCGCGAAGGCCGTCGCCAACGAGGCCGACTCGAACTTCATCTCCATCAAGGGCCCCGAACTGCTGAACAAGTACGTCGGGGAGTCCGAAAAAGGGGTGAGAGAGGTGTTCAAGAAGGCCCGCGGGAACGCGCCGACGGTGGTGTTCTTCGACGAGATCGACTCGATCGCCACCGAGCGCGGCCGCAACACCGGCGACTCCGGCGTGAGCGAACGGGTCGTGAGCCAGCTGCTGACGGAACTCGACGGGCTCGAAGCACTCGAAGACGTCGTCGTCATCGCCACCTCGAACCGGCCCGATCTCATCGACTCGGCGCTCCTCCGGCCGGGGCGCTTAGACAGACACGTCCACGTGCCCGTCCCCGACGAGGAGGCCCGCCGGGCGATCTTCGACGTCCACACGCGGAGCAAACCGCTCGCCGACGACGTCGACCTCGACGCCCTCGCGCGGAAGACCGAAGGGTACGTCGGTGCCGACATCGAGGCCGTCGCCCGCGAGGCCGCGATGACCGCCTCCCGGGAGTTCATCCACAGCGTCTCGAAGGAGGAGATCGGCGAGTCGATCGGTAACGTCCGCATCACGATGGCGCACTTCGAGGACGCCCTTGACGAGGTCACGCCGTCGGTCACCGCCGACACCAGAAAGCGCTACGAGGAGATCGAAGAGCGCTTCAAGAAGAGCGAGGTCGAACGCGACGCCGAGACCGAAATGGGCCGGACGTTCCAGTAA
- the bcp gene encoding thioredoxin-dependent thiol peroxidase: MLDTGTAAPDFELQNQHGEPVGLADFDGWVVVYFYPRADTPGCTTEACGFRDAVDEFSERGISVVGISDDPVSDLATFAEKHDLSFDLLSDEDGAVAEAYDSYGEKKMFGKTFDGVFRNTYVVDPEGTIVRAYEDVSPENHAEGILLDLEDSI, encoded by the coding sequence ATGCTCGACACGGGAACGGCCGCGCCGGACTTCGAGTTGCAGAACCAACACGGCGAACCAGTCGGACTCGCCGATTTCGACGGCTGGGTCGTCGTTTACTTCTACCCGCGTGCGGACACGCCCGGCTGTACCACGGAGGCGTGTGGCTTCCGCGACGCCGTCGACGAGTTCTCCGAGCGAGGGATCTCGGTCGTCGGCATCAGCGACGACCCGGTCTCCGACCTCGCGACGTTCGCCGAGAAACACGACCTGTCGTTCGATCTGCTCTCCGACGAGGACGGCGCGGTCGCCGAGGCGTACGACTCTTACGGCGAGAAGAAGATGTTCGGGAAGACGTTCGACGGCGTCTTCCGCAACACGTACGTCGTCGATCCCGAGGGGACGATCGTCCGAGCCTACGAGGACGTCTCGCCCGAGAACCACGCGGAGGGGATCCTGCTCGACCTCGAAGATAGCATATAA
- a CDS encoding DUF5822 domain-containing protein produces the protein MQPVERSDPDGVDFGWVMQTTFVVTILVGSPVVAALSTTTTLQTWGARASFAIRVGAVIWFLTAVAVYLYARRTAAGDGSLEREPDVGADTED, from the coding sequence GTGCAACCCGTCGAACGCTCGGACCCCGACGGCGTCGACTTCGGGTGGGTGATGCAGACGACGTTCGTCGTCACCATCCTCGTCGGGTCGCCCGTCGTCGCGGCGCTGTCGACCACGACGACGCTCCAGACTTGGGGCGCGCGCGCCTCGTTCGCCATCCGGGTGGGTGCGGTCATCTGGTTTCTGACCGCAGTCGCCGTCTACCTGTACGCCCGGCGGACCGCCGCGGGCGACGGCTCGCTCGAACGCGAACCGGACGTCGGGGCTGACACCGAGGACTGA
- a CDS encoding N-acetyltransferase encodes MSATIEKRVDGPNDATHVEEAWALKERIRRTEGVLKQRRGFFVDAYRRSTTHLLFDGEDLVGFVSVRRDGYILFLAVAPDARGQGLGRRLVAEVAQNHRSVTCHARATNESALRFYEHVGFEVRRRIDNYYEDGGNAYYLRLGQDASFRERLSEFLRR; translated from the coding sequence GTGAGTGCCACAATCGAGAAACGGGTCGACGGGCCCAACGATGCCACGCACGTCGAGGAGGCGTGGGCGCTCAAAGAGCGTATCAGACGCACCGAGGGGGTCCTGAAACAGCGACGCGGCTTCTTCGTCGACGCCTACCGCCGCTCGACGACGCACCTCCTCTTCGACGGTGAGGACCTCGTCGGCTTCGTCTCCGTCCGTCGCGACGGCTACATCCTCTTTCTCGCGGTCGCCCCCGACGCACGCGGACAGGGACTCGGTCGCCGCCTCGTCGCCGAAGTCGCACAGAACCACCGCTCCGTGACCTGCCACGCGCGGGCGACCAACGAGAGCGCCCTCCGGTTTTACGAGCACGTCGGCTTCGAGGTCCGACGCCGGATCGACAACTACTACGAGGACGGCGGTAACGCCTACTACCTCCGTCTCGGACAGGACGCCTCCTTCCGCGAGCGGCTCTCCGAGTTCCTGCGGCGGTAA
- a CDS encoding translation initiation factor eIF-2B, with translation MIDETIEEIREMQTHSSSVVAIKAARALGELTEREYATIDDFERALEHNAGALRRSNPSHASLHNAMRGILDAMIGTSTTIEGAMSALDQAIEDVIEEIEEGKRRAAANAAETFVDGETFLTHDYSSTVLDAVETAAAASELTAYVTEARPRYLGRKTARELAPFDTVDTHLVTDGACGHFLPECDRVVIGMDCIVEDTLYNRIGTFPLVATANRVGVPVTVVGSSTKLIDEFRFENEVRPATEVMLEPARGITVENPAYDATPIDLVSEIVTDEGVHEV, from the coding sequence ATGATCGACGAGACCATCGAGGAGATCCGGGAGATGCAGACCCACAGTTCCTCGGTCGTCGCCATCAAAGCCGCGCGTGCGCTCGGCGAACTCACGGAGCGGGAGTACGCCACCATCGACGACTTCGAGCGAGCGCTCGAACACAACGCCGGCGCGCTCCGGCGGTCGAACCCCTCGCACGCCTCGCTCCACAACGCCATGCGGGGGATCCTCGACGCGATGATCGGCACGTCGACGACCATCGAGGGGGCCATGTCGGCGCTCGACCAGGCCATCGAGGACGTGATCGAGGAGATCGAGGAAGGCAAACGCCGCGCCGCGGCGAACGCCGCCGAGACCTTCGTCGACGGCGAGACGTTCCTCACCCACGACTACTCGTCGACGGTGCTCGACGCCGTCGAGACCGCCGCCGCGGCGTCGGAGCTCACCGCGTACGTCACCGAGGCGCGCCCCCGGTACCTCGGCCGGAAGACGGCGCGCGAACTCGCCCCGTTCGACACCGTCGACACTCACCTCGTGACCGACGGTGCCTGCGGACACTTCCTCCCGGAGTGCGACCGGGTCGTCATCGGGATGGACTGCATCGTCGAGGACACGCTCTACAACCGCATCGGGACGTTCCCGCTGGTCGCCACCGCGAACCGGGTCGGCGTCCCCGTCACCGTCGTCGGGTCGAGCACGAAGCTCATCGACGAGTTCCGCTTCGAGAACGAGGTCCGGCCAGCGACGGAGGTCATGCTCGAACCCGCCCGCGGTATCACCGTCGAGAACCCCGCCTACGACGCCACCCCCATCGATCTCGTCTCGGAGATCGTCACCGACGAGGGCGTCCACGAGGTCTGA